The Leptospiraceae bacterium genome window below encodes:
- the ric gene encoding iron-sulfur cluster repair di-iron protein — protein MILEEKKVGEFVTEDYRTAHLFSKHGIDFCCGGKKTLKEACQNAAVDSDLVLSELESLSTKGEPDTLAENLTMVELIDYIVSTHHVYTREKGELLLRYSSKMVLAHGDRHPEVNKLYALIKALTDELMPHLMKEENILFPAMVSIANGTPSNFPKDQISSPIQAMELEHEEVGILIKELTALTNYFTPPTYACTTWKICYSTLAEYIADLQTHIHLENNVLFPRILHSKKFYPV, from the coding sequence ATGATACTAGAAGAAAAGAAAGTTGGAGAATTTGTAACAGAGGATTATAGAACAGCGCATTTATTTAGCAAGCATGGAATTGATTTTTGCTGTGGTGGAAAGAAAACTCTAAAAGAAGCATGTCAAAATGCTGCGGTTGATAGTGATTTGGTGCTTTCAGAATTAGAAAGCCTATCCACAAAGGGTGAACCCGATACTCTTGCAGAGAATCTGACGATGGTCGAACTGATTGATTACATTGTATCTACTCATCATGTATATACACGCGAAAAAGGGGAATTGCTTTTGCGATATAGCAGCAAAATGGTGTTAGCCCATGGCGATAGACATCCAGAGGTTAATAAGCTATATGCGTTAATCAAAGCTCTGACAGATGAATTAATGCCTCATCTAATGAAAGAAGAAAATATACTTTTCCCCGCCATGGTCTCTATCGCTAATGGAACTCCTTCCAATTTTCCCAAAGATCAGATAAGTTCCCCAATTCAAGCAATGGAATTAGAGCACGAAGAAGTTGGAATTCTTATTAAAGAATTAACAGCGCTAACAAATTACTTTACTCCGCCAACTTATGCCTGCACAACTTGGAAAATATGTTATTCTACTTTAGCAGAATATATAGCTGATCTCCAAACACATATTCATCTAGAAAATAATGTTTTGTTTCCTAGAATTTTGCATTCTAAAAAATTTTACCCCGTTTAG
- a CDS encoding SCO family protein, which yields MERPKGEAMIVSMFYASCQSVCPRIVSDMQLIAKKIAQKTGKPPKMVLVSFDPEKDSPEALKSYAKKMELGDNWNLLHGKEDSVRTISVLLGISYKKTSGNDFNHSTVISLVSKKVKLFLESKALEQIQVRL from the coding sequence TTGGAAAGACCAAAGGGAGAGGCAATGATTGTAAGTATGTTTTATGCTTCTTGCCAGAGTGTATGTCCTAGGATTGTTTCTGATATGCAACTAATCGCAAAAAAAATAGCACAAAAGACTGGTAAGCCTCCTAAGATGGTTTTAGTTAGTTTTGACCCTGAAAAAGATTCTCCGGAAGCACTTAAATCCTACGCTAAGAAAATGGAACTAGGGGATAATTGGAATTTGCTTCATGGAAAGGAAGATTCGGTGCGAACAATTTCTGTTCTGCTAGGAATTTCTTATAAAAAGACGTCAGGAAATGATTTCAATCACTCTACTGTAATATCCCTTGTCTCCAAGAAGGTAAAATTATTTCTCGAATCGAAGGCGTTGGAGCAGATTCAAGTTCGATTATAG
- a CDS encoding formylglycine-generating enzyme family protein: protein MKDYHGCTRINTDKRFRVFVYISLYLYICGITFPLLSSELVKVPAGVYKPFIKVDAESATKPIPVKSFTWINTLLPKDYSEFISKNPKWKKENTPQIFADEGYLDDWKTKKENFILDSPVTYISWFSAKGYCESQGKRLPNAYEWEYAAFIPPIGGNSKTVDKEIMRWYGEKKPDHLPSIGRYKNALGIYDLHGLIWEWVYDFNSASVTGDSCADSDLESSLFCGAGALKANDFNNYAAYMRFGYRAGLKDGTGKYLGFRCAKDL, encoded by the coding sequence ATGAAAGATTACCACGGATGCACACGGATAAACACGGATAAAAGATTTAGGGTTTTTGTATATATCAGTTTATATCTTTACATCTGTGGTATAACATTTCCTCTACTAAGTTCTGAATTGGTAAAAGTTCCAGCCGGTGTTTACAAGCCATTTATCAAAGTAGATGCTGAGTCTGCGACTAAACCAATTCCGGTAAAATCTTTTACTTGGATAAATACCTTGTTACCAAAAGATTATTCTGAGTTTATTAGTAAAAACCCAAAGTGGAAAAAAGAAAATACTCCTCAGATCTTTGCTGATGAAGGATACTTAGATGACTGGAAAACTAAGAAGGAAAATTTTATACTAGATTCTCCTGTTACCTACATCTCTTGGTTTTCTGCGAAAGGATACTGTGAGTCACAAGGAAAAAGATTACCTAATGCATATGAATGGGAATACGCAGCGTTTATCCCTCCGATTGGAGGAAACAGTAAGACTGTGGATAAAGAGATTATGCGCTGGTATGGTGAAAAAAAACCAGACCATTTACCTTCTATCGGAAGATATAAAAATGCGTTAGGTATATATGATTTGCATGGACTCATCTGGGAATGGGTTTATGATTTTAATTCTGCTTCGGTTACGGGTGACTCGTGTGCTGATTCGGATTTAGAATCTTCTTTGTTTTGTGGGGCAGGCGCACTCAAAGCAAATGATTTTAATAATTATGCGGCTTATATGCGATTTGGCTACAGAGCCGGATTAAAGGATGGTACTGGAAAGTATTTGGGATTTCGCTGTGCCAAGGATTTATAA
- a CDS encoding hemerythrin family protein: protein MGENYGISGMQFTRKKFNIEREALKRVINNLKIYTYTHFTMEEELMLMASYTDFSNHKKEHKKFIDRIESVEEELKTGTSNVGKKTLEFLFVWLRSHILKSDKEGYAPLVKEMLTNQRKV from the coding sequence ATGGGAGAGAATTATGGGATAAGTGGAATGCAATTTACTAGAAAGAAATTTAATATTGAAAGAGAAGCATTAAAAAGAGTTATCAATAATCTAAAAATCTATACGTATACTCATTTTACGATGGAAGAAGAACTCATGCTAATGGCATCCTACACTGATTTTTCAAATCATAAAAAAGAGCATAAAAAGTTCATTGATAGAATTGAAAGTGTAGAAGAAGAACTAAAGACAGGCACATCAAATGTAGGAAAGAAAACACTTGAGTTTCTTTTTGTTTGGTTAAGATCGCATATACTAAAATCGGATAAGGAAGGTTATGCGCCACTTGTAAAAGAAATGCTAACCAATCAGAGAAAAGTTTAA
- a CDS encoding prokaryotic cytochrome C oxidase subunit IV — protein MKIKKTPFIVFGLLLLSIYLSFFLSGNSFEQSKDFIIGISFFKFILISYFFMDLRNAHFFWKTIIFILIFGFSLFIKFYSSI, from the coding sequence TTGAAAATAAAAAAAACTCCGTTTATCGTATTTGGTTTATTGTTACTCTCCATTTATCTAAGTTTTTTTCTGTCTGGAAATTCTTTTGAGCAATCAAAAGATTTTATCATAGGAATTAGCTTTTTTAAATTCATTTTAATTTCCTACTTTTTTATGGATTTGAGAAATGCTCATTTTTTTTGGAAAACAATTATCTTTATTTTAATATTTGGTTTTTCTTTATTCATAAAATTCTATAGTTCTATTTAA
- a CDS encoding cytochrome c oxidase subunit 3, which translates to MSDIEKQKSIFYQPGGILIWIIILVEIATFFMGIGALLHEKRKAVEEFYKMQSSLHLNYGLWNTIFLITSGFFMALAVNFHKDNQTRALGYSLVAAILFGLCFLFLKGFEYNEKLNIGQTIHSGDFFSFYWLLTGFHFVHVIAGTAILSFIFLYRRTISLENLEAGASFWHMCDLIWVVLFPVLYLIR; encoded by the coding sequence ATGAGTGATATTGAAAAACAAAAATCCATCTTCTATCAGCCCGGCGGTATTTTGATTTGGATCATTATTTTAGTAGAGATTGCTACTTTTTTTATGGGGATCGGAGCTTTATTACATGAGAAAAGAAAAGCAGTGGAAGAGTTTTACAAAATGCAATCCAGTCTTCATTTGAATTATGGCTTATGGAATACGATCTTTCTTATTACCAGTGGATTTTTTATGGCGTTGGCTGTTAATTTTCACAAGGACAATCAAACAAGGGCATTAGGTTACTCATTAGTAGCCGCTATTTTATTTGGACTTTGTTTTCTATTTTTAAAAGGATTCGAATACAATGAAAAATTAAACATAGGACAAACCATTCACTCCGGTGATTTTTTTTCCTTTTATTGGTTGCTCACTGGATTTCATTTTGTTCATGTGATTGCGGGCACTGCAATTTTATCTTTTATTTTTCTATACCGAAGAACAATTTCACTAGAAAATTTAGAAGCAGGAGCATCCTTCTGGCATATGTGTGACTTGATCTGGGTTGTATTATTTCCAGTCCTTTATTTAATTAGGTGA
- a CDS encoding DUF2442 domain-containing protein produces MNTLQIEALAQKIWFDKDNMFVSLKDGRSLSIHLVWFPRLNKATIKQRKNYRLLGDGEGINWEDIDEDISVSGLLLGKGDMTKKRFY; encoded by the coding sequence ATGAATACTTTACAGATTGAAGCATTAGCTCAAAAAATATGGTTTGATAAAGATAATATGTTTGTATCGTTAAAAGATGGCAGAAGTTTATCTATCCATTTGGTATGGTTTCCTCGATTAAACAAAGCAACGATTAAGCAGAGAAAAAATTATAGACTGCTTGGAGATGGGGAAGGGATTAATTGGGAAGACATTGACGAGGATATAAGTGTTAGCGGTTTACTTTTAGGCAAAGGCGATATGACAAAGAAAAGATTTTATTAA